CAGCGGGTTGGTCAGGCCCCGTCTCCGTTGGAAGACGGTCCGAGCCGGCACAAAGGGAAAAAGGGAAACGGCAAAAGTAAAGAGCACTCAGGTATTGTTGTTtactattattttattcattcattttctgaaccgctgacCCTCACAAGTCAATCAAACAAATGATACATGAAAATTCTAAAAAGTTGTCCTGTTTGGATTGATTTGAAATCTGCATTGAACAAAAGGTCATGTGCTCATTTTATTTCCAATCAATCAATGAGTGATTCCTCAATTCTTCCTGTTTTCCATTAGAATGTCGGGATATCCCGCCGTGTAATCCACCACCTTTCCCATCAGATCCAGCTCCGAGGGAAGCTGAAAGGCCCATCGCATCCAGCTTTATACCTCGTGAAAACTCCAGGATCAAACCTAGGGTTCAGATGGAACCTGTGAGTGTAGATGAGGTAAGCCAAAATAGACAACACCGTTATTATATTACCGGGGGTGAATGAGGATGGTCATGTGAGACcgacaacaacatagtatagtaaggctttttttattaaaaaaacgacatagtgtagtaaggcttttttttcttaaaaaacgacatagtatagtaaggcttttatttcttaaaaaatgatcatgtatagtaagcctttttcttaaaaaaacgacatagtatatagtaaggccttttagaaaaaaaaacgacatagtatagtaaagcttttttcttaaaaaaacgacatagtaaagtaaggctttttttttcgtaaaaaaatgacacaatgtataacatggctttatttataaaaaacgacatagtaaggatttttttctttaaaaaacgacatagtatagtaaggcttttttttctttaaaaacgacatagtatagtaaggctttttttcttaaaaaacgacatagtatagtaaggcttttttttcttaaaaaacgacatagtatagcaaggctttttttcttaaaaaaacgacatagtatagtaaggctttttttcttaaaaaacgacatagtatagcaaggctttttttcttaaaaaaacgacatagtatagtaaggctttttttcttaaaaaacgacatagtatagtaaggcttctttcttaaaaaacaacagtatagtaagacttttttttaccggAGACCTTTCTCTCTTCTCATAGTTGCTGAGAAGCTGAGGAATCCCTCCGACAGCGCCGTGAACATCTGCTTCGGCGAAAAACTTGGGCTGGATGGAGGCAATGGAGAAAAAGACTCAAACGCTGCAcaaaaaaatgctctttttcTATCTCACATTTCTCAACTCATGTTGTTTTAGTGCTAAAGCTTCTGTCTGTGGACTTGATTGTGGCTGAGTGTCAGCCAGGGgcctaaaaaagaaaacaaaaagaagaagGGCCAGCCAGCCACTCCACGATGTGAGtgtttcttgtttctttttaaatgctaaATGTCATTTCCAGACCTGTTGCGCATTGTTTACTGCCACAAAAGTGCTTCAAATTGAAATTGTATGTGACAGTGTTAATGTTTTACTCGGTGACGTACATCTTGTCCTCGTATGGTTTGTTCTACTTTGGTTAGAAAAGCACAATCTCTGGTTTTTAGGATGATAATTGTAGGCATTTTGTGGAATTGTGAAATGTCACGGGATGATTTTTGTCTTGATTTGGAGAAGATGAATGTTGATGTCACTCGTGCATCCAGTTGCAAACATTTGAAGCTGCTTTGAGAtctgttttttgtatttttcgcATGCACATTCCCCTCTCGGAGACGTTACGTCAAGATATTTACTTCATCCCGAGGAAATTctgctgtttgtttgtttgtttttacttcaTCTTTTTACCTCCTTACCTGACCTTGGCCATAAATTCTGTCCTATTCAATCCACAGCCTCCATTTTGGTCTTCATCTCAAAGGGCACTAAAGGGATTCATGCGAGAGTTTGCCAGTATAAATGGATTCAATCTCATTATCTTGGAACATCACGAGGGTTACTTTCAGTCCGTGAGACAATCGCTGTCCTCCGTGACAGTAACATCGCGCTAATCCAAAATGCATCTTAGAATCGACAAACAAGTAGGTAGAGGCTATCTTTTAAAAGTTAACATTTTGCATCTCACTTACCCTGTGAGAAGCAATGGCATCTCgaatatatgatttttttattgaggACCCGTGGCCTATGTGGTTAGTGCTTCGCCCTCGGATCCATGGCCCTCTAGCCGTGTGGGTTTGCATCCCAGTATTTGCAGTGTGGACTTTGGCCTGCAATCGACTGGCCACTGAAGCAATGGTCAGCCGAATGCAGGCCAAACTCCACACTGacatttgacattgagtttggccACAAATACATATTACAACGCAAAATGCCCTTtccttaacctgaaaagatagcaaaacctaacacatttttacacacAAATGGGGTCAAACACTACTGTGGAGAAAATGCACATTTGTACGAATAAAATCAAAAGGCAATCAAGTAACCCACCGAAAGGTCGTTTAATTTGGTGAATGACATAAAGTTCCCGTGACCGGTGATGACGACGGCGCCGCCGACAGCGACAACCGGACTTACAGATCAGTGAGGATTTGCCCTCCGCTTCGATCTGCTTGCTGGCAGGTCTGCATCATGGACGGCGGTGGTTACGTGTTCATGCCCTCtgccaaaagacaaaaatggtCAGCTTTTGGGTGGTTACAGATAGGTCAGTGTCGGTgggttttttaggaaaaaaagacttaatatactatgtagttttttaagaaaaaaagccttactatactatgtcgtttttttaagaaaaaaaagccttactatactgtcgttttttaagaaaaaaaaaaagccttactatactatgtagttttttaagaaaaaaagccttactatactatgtcgtttttttaagaaaaaaaagccttactatactgtcgtttttttaagaaaaaaaaaagccttactatactatgtagtttcttaagaaaaaaagccttactatatatactatgtcgttttttaagaaaaaagccttactatgtcgttttttaagaaaaaagccttactatgtcgttttttaagaaaaaagccttactatgtcgttttttaagaaaaaaaaagccttacaatactatgtcgttttttttaaagaaataaaagccttactatatatactatgtcgttttttaaggaaaaaaagccttactatactatgtcgtttttttaagaaaaaaagccctactatactatgtcgttttttttaaagaaaaaaaagccttactatactatgtcgcccACATGGCAGGGAGGTGAACAAGCCTCTacagcacgtgtcaaaccgattccgccgagggccgcagtgggtcctggtctttgttccaaccgatccagtgccgacattttaaccaatcgggtgtcttctaaaataagtagcacctgactttcaGTCTTACAGtctacaccatgaggtggcccgcctatacatggtcatttggtgcttttatttaaggaaacatgacttagtcttttttaatggcaaaatggttcatcgtccaccgagattcgaaccctgcctgcccacacggcagtcaggtgaacaaacctctacaccatgaagtggccacacttaactttgtcattattggaaagtcttgactacacaaggttgtttctttttaagggaaaaacaattccCAACAGGGAtgtgaaccacacctgcccacatggcagtcaggtaagggaaccactacaccatgaatggCCACATgcaactttgtcattattggaaagtcttgactacaaatatatagaaacaactaagggaaaatgtttcccgaccgggatttgaaccacacctgcccgcatGGCGGTcaagtgagtgaacctctacaccatgaaacGGCCACagtttactttgtcattattggaaagtcttgacaacacatagttgttttatttaagggaaaatgactgCACCAGGagtcgaaccacacctgcctgcatggcagtcaggtgaacaaacctctacgccatgaagtagccacactttacttttttattattggaaagtcttgactacacaaggttgtttccatttaaaggaaaaatgattcccaactgggatgcgaaccacacctgcccaggTGGCAGTCAGgtaagtgaaccactacaccatgaatggCCACATTTAACCTTGGCATTATTGAAAAGCCTTGACTAAAcatagttgttttattttagggAAAATGACTCTGCACCGGGAGTCGAACCCCACCTGgccgcatggcagtcaggtgaacaaacctctacaccatgaatggCCACacattactttgtcattattggaaagtgttaACTACACAaggttgtgtctatttaaaggAAAAATCATTCCCaaatgggatttgaaccccacctgcccacatgacagtcaggtgagtgaacctctacaccatgaagtggccacactatactttgtcattattggaaagtcttgactacacatatatagaaataacgAAGGGAAAATGATTCtcaaccgggattcgaaccacacctgcccacatggcagtgaggtgagcgaacctctacaccatgaaataGCCACACTTTatgttgtcattattggaaagtattGATGACAAAAGGTTGTtactatttaagggaaaaataattcccaactgggatgcgAACCCTAAATGCCCAAACAGCAGTCAGGGATGTGAACCCCAaatgcccacatggcagtcaggtgagggaacctctacaccacgaagtcaccacactttagtttgtcattattggaaagtcttgactacacatggttgtttttatttaagggaaaatgattcccaaccgggatttgaaccccaaatGCCCACATGGcaatcaggcgagtgaacctctacaccacgaaatAGCCACACTTAACATAGCCATTTCTGGAAAGCCTTGACGACACACAGTCGTctctatttaaaagaaaaatgtcttagTCTTTTTTGGATAGAAAATGGTTTATCCACTTTAATATTGCACAACCTGGAAAAAGTTGTGTGGGTTGCCAGAGCCTAACACAGCCaaacccaaaaaagaaaaaaaaaagacgagggCGTTCCCTGAATTGACGTCACATTGGTGAGCCGGAAGTGAAACTGACCGGAAGAGACTGGGAAAAAGGGTTTTCGTTGACCTGtacgctttgttttgtttgtaaacgtcttttcaggtttttaatcgcatgatcTAAACGGCCTAATTCAGGTCAGGTCCAACCAAGACACGTTTGTTAACGGACATGAACAGAAGTCCAccaagaagttgttgttttttacgttggctgatttttgtgtactcgacgcatggcgaaaaggtaagaaatgctcccGTTTTCTACATTGCAAGCTTCTATAAAGATATAGTTCCACTTGCAGTCATAATATCTCCCAATCGAATTGCGttcagtgttttttaatcgtttcaaaGATCGCATAAGGGCAGAAAAAAAGACGGCTTAATGATGACTTTTTCAATTCGAAATTCCTTTATAGACCATTTGTCATAAAACGAAAATCCTAATTGTGGAAAGACTCTCCAGTAATATTGGTAAAATCTGacgacttgatttatttatttatttttggtaaggctttcttttaaaaaacgacatagtgtagtaaggcttttttgaataaaaacgatcatgtatagtaaggcttttttgaataaaaacgaccatgtatagaaaggcctttttaaaataaaaaacgaccatgtatagtaaggcttttttcgtcaaaaacgacatagtatatatagtaaggctttttccgtaaaaaatgacatagtatatatagtaaggctttttctttaaaaaatgacatagtacatatagtaaggctttaaaaaaaacgacatagtatatatagtaagtttttttttcttaaaaaacgacatagtatagtgaggctttttttcttaaaaacgacatagtatagtaaggcttttatttcttaaaaatgacatagtatagtacggcttttttcttaaaaaacgacatagtatagtacggcttttttcttaaaaaacgacatagtatagtaaggctttttttccgtaaaaaaatgacacaaattataacaaggctttatttataaaaaaaaaaaacatagcatagtaaggcttttttctttataaaaaacgacatagtatagtaaggcttttttcataataaaacgacatagtatagtaaggcttttttcataaaaaacgacatagtatagtaatgcttttttcttaaaaaacgacctagtatagtaatgcttttttcttaaaaaacgacctagtatagtaaggctttttttccataaaaatgacatagtatagtaaggctttttttctttaaaaaacgacatagtatagtacggctttttttcttaaaaacgacatagtatagtaaggcttttttcttttaaaaaaacgacatagtatagtaaggcttttttcttaaaaatacgacatagtatagtaaggcttttttctttaaaaaaacacatagtatagtacagctatttttttattaaaaaaacgacatagtatagtaaggcttttttttcgttaaaaaatgaagGCATTATTTataaacaaggctttatttataaaaaaatgacagtatagtaaggcttttttttttctttaaaaacgacgtagtatagtaaggctttttttcttaaaaaacgacatagtaaggcttttttcttgtggtctctctgacaggatggagtaggtttgggaccagcttgtggatgaagcgccgccccgaccggtcgccttcgtattggctcggtatgtgatctcgccttgttgcagcgatcatagtgcgtgtgcatagg
The nucleotide sequence above comes from Stigmatopora argus isolate UIUO_Sarg chromosome 22, RoL_Sarg_1.0, whole genome shotgun sequence. Encoded proteins:
- the LOC144068552 gene encoding uncharacterized protein LOC144068552, which gives rise to MAVRENDCTRSRTTPACMAVRKNDSQLGCEPHLPRWQSGKMTLHRESNPTWPHGSQVNKPLHHEWPHITLSLLESVNYTRLCLFKGKIIPKWDLNPTCPHDSQVFNRMI